The proteins below come from a single Papaver somniferum cultivar HN1 chromosome 11, ASM357369v1, whole genome shotgun sequence genomic window:
- the LOC113321324 gene encoding 4-alpha-glucanotransferase DPE2-like, which translates to MVNLLGKETLKTVNLSFRIPYFTQWGQNLVISGSEPLLGSWNVKQGLLLIPSHQGDQLIWKGSIKVPSGFECEYSYYLVDDNRQVLRWEAGKKRKIFLPEGVQDGEIVELHDLWQSASETLFYRSAFKNVIFHKGWSLDLETPVGAFPTKHEQEDTVIVHFSVSCPRIEDNTSVYVTGSSAQLGQWNLQGGLKLSHAGFASWEANCVMRKSELPIKYKYCQHGKAGNISLEVGPQREIYVDSTSNDTPKYISLSDGIFRELPWRGAGVAIPMFSVRSEEDLGVGEFLDLKLLVDWAVDSGFHLVQLLPINDTSVNGMWWDSYPYSSLSVVALHPLYLRVQALSKDISKEIKQEIMDAKERLDGKAVDYEATLATKLSIAKKIFSVEKDSVLTSSAFKKFFSENEEWLKPYAAFCFLRDFFETSDHSQWGRFSQFSKEKLEKLVSKDTVHYGIICFHYYIQYHLYLQLSEASAYARKNRVILKGDLPIGVDRNSVDTWVNPNLFRMTTSTGAPPDYFDKNGQNWGFPTYNWEEMSKDNYAWWRARLTQMSKYFTAYRIDHILGFFRIWELPEHAVTGLVGKFRPSIPLSQEELEKEGIWDFDRLCRPYIRQEMLQEKFGDSWSVIASNFLNEYQKSCYEFKEDCNTEKKIVSKLKEGDGKSWLESEVNIRSELFDLIKNVVLIRDPEDARKFYPRFNLEDTSNFQALDDHSKNVLKRLYHDYYFQRQETLWSENAMKTLPALLNSSDMLACGEDLGLIPNCVHPVLQELGLLGLRIQRMPSESGVEFGIPSQYSHMTVCAPSCHDCSTMRAWWEEDEERRSRFYKTVVGSSEEPPSTCVPEVAHFILRQHAEAPSMWAIFPLQDLLALKEEYTKSRPAAEETINDPTNPKHYWRYRVHVSLETLMNDKEIKTKIRSIVQSSGRSLPSLEQADDTPIPVTLPDKQQLVNGQRKVTNGAAQK; encoded by the exons ATGGTGAATTTATTAggaaaagaaaccctaaaaacagtgAATTTGAGTTTTAGAATACCTTATTTTACTCAATGGGGACAAAATCTTGTTATCAGTGGTTCTGAACCTCTACTTGGTTCATGGAATGTGAAACAAGGGTTGTTGTTGATCCCATCTCATCAAGGTGATCAACTTATTTGGAAAGGAAGTATTAAAGTTCCTAGTGGATTTGAATGTGAATATAGTTATTATTTGGTTGATGATAATAGACAAGTTTTGAGATGGGAAGCTGGGAAAAAGAGAAAGATATTTTTGCCTGAAGGTGTTCAAGATGGTGAAATTGTTGAGCTTCATGACCTATGGCAG TCTGCTTCAGAAACTCTCTTTTACAGAAGCGCGTTCAAAAATGTAATATTTCACAAAGGTTGGAGTTTGGATTTGGAAACACCAGTAGGAGCCTTTCCGACCAAACATGAACAAGAGG ATACAGTCATCGTTCATTTCAGTGTTAGCTGCCCAAGGATTGAAGACAACACATCA GTATATGTGACTGGTAGCTCAGCTCAGTTGGGGCAATGGAACCTCCAGGGTGGGCTTAAACTAAGCCATGcaggttttgcttcttgggaagCAAATTGTGTGATGCGGAAAAGCGAACTCCCAATTAA ATACAAGTACTGCCAGCATGGCAAGGCAGGAAATATTTCACTAGAAGTTGGGCCTCAAAGGGAGATCTATGTTGACTCAACATCAAATGATACACCGAAATACATTTCCCTATCTGATGGCATCTTTCGA GAATTGCCATGGAGGGGTGCTGGTGTTGCTATCCCCATGTTCTCAGTTAGGTCTGAAGAAGATCTTGGAGTCGGAGAGTTTCTTGACCTGAAGTTACTTGTCGACTGGGCAGTTGATTCAGGATTCCATTTGGTTCAGCTTTTGCCAATTAATGACACATCAGTGAATGGAATGTGGTGGGATTCATATCCTTACAG TTCTCTGTCTGTGGTTGCGCTGCATCCATTATATCTAAGAGTTCAGGCGCTTTCAAAAGATATATCAAAAGAGATTAAG CAAGAAATCATGGATGCAAAGGAAAGGCTGGATGGAAAA GCTGTTGATTACGAGGCTACGTTGGCTACCAAACTTTCAATTGCCAAGAAAATATTCTCTGTAGAGAAGGACTCTGTGCTTACTTCCAGTGCATTTAAGAAATTTTTCTCTGAGAATGAG gaaTGGTTAAAACCATATGCTGCATTCTGTTTCTTGAGGGACTTCTTTGAAACATCGGATCACAGCCAGTGGGGTCGTTTTTCTCAATTCTCAAAAGAAAAG CTTGAGAAACTTGTTTCAAAGGATACAGTTCACTATGGCATTATTTGCTTCCACTACTATATCCAGTATCATTTATACCTACAG CTGTCGGAAGCATCTGCATATGCAAGAAAGAATAGAGTGATCCTGAAGGGGGATCTACCAATTGGGGTGGACAGAAACAGTGTTGATACTTGGGTTAATCCGAATTTGTTCCGAATGACCACATCTACTGGAGCACCTCCCGATTACTTTGATAAAAATGGACAAAATTGGGGGTTCCCCACTTACAATTGGGAGGAAATGTCAAAAGACAACTATGCTTGGTGGCGTGCTCGTTTGACTCAG ATGTCGAAATACTTCACGGCTTACAGAATAGATCATATCCTAGGTTTCTTTAGGATATGGGAGCTTCCTGAACATGCTGTCACGGGTCTCGTTGGAAAATTTAGGCCATCAATCCCTCTAAGTCAA GAAGAGCTTGAAAAGGAGGGAATATGGGACTTCGATCGTCTATGCCGTCCATATATTCGACAAGAAATGTTACAG GAGAAATTTGGAGATTCTTGGTCCGTTATTGCTTCAAATTTCTTGAATGAGTATCAGAAGTCCTGCTACGAG TTCAAGGAGGATTGCAACACGGAGAAAAAGATTGTTTCCAAACTTAAAGAAGGCGATGGAAAGTCATGGTTGGAGAGTGAAGTGAACATACGAAGTGAACTGTTTGATCTCATCAAG AATGTCGTTCTTATTAGAGACCCTGAGGATGCAAGGAAATTTTATCCTCGGTTTAATCTCGAAGATACATCAAACTTTCAAGCCCTGGATGATCACAG TAAAAATGTACTAAAAAGGTTATACCATGATTACTATTTCCAACGGCAAGAAACTCTTTGGAGTGAAAATGCAATGAAGACTCTGcccgccctcttgaactcatcgGATATGTTAGCCTGTGGAGAGGATCTTGGCCTCATTCCTAACTGTGTTCACCCT GTTTTGCAAGAGCTAGGTTTATTAGGTTTACGTATTCAACGTATGCCAAGTGAATCCGGTGTGGAGTTTGGTATTCCTTCTCAGTATAGTCATATGACG GTTTGTGCACCATCATGCCATGACTGCTCAACCATGCGTGCTTGGTGGGAAGAAGATGAGGAAAGAAGGTCTCGCTTTTATAAAACTGTGGTAGGGTCAAGTGAGGAACCACCTTCTACATGTGTTCCTGAGGTTGCACACTTCATCCTACGACAGCATGCTGAAGCACCGTCAATGTGGGCAATTTTCCCGCTCCAG GATTTGTTAGCGCTGAAAGAAGAATACACAAAATCACGACCCGCGGCCGAGGAAACTATCAATGATCCAACGAATCCAAAACACTACTGGAGATACC GTGTACATGTATCATTAGAAACTTTGATGAATGATAAGGAGATTAAAACAAAGATAAGAAGTATTGTTCAAAGCAGTGGGAGATCACTACCTTCTCTAGAGCAAGCCGATGATACACCCATACCTGTAACTTTGCCAGACAAGCAGCAATTAGTTAATGGACAAAGAAAGGTCACAAATGGTGCTGCACAAAAGTAG
- the LOC113323482 gene encoding SAC3 family protein C-like has protein sequence MATLEKHLQALLKKFCRTISTVDSHPSDVRPLQVLEDTLSYLLNLLDSSEHPFEVLHDFIFDRTRSIRQDLGMQNIVNDRVIYMYEEMVKFHITSHHKLSRCSSNSDISPLHHLNMEQLSKCLLSIYELYNANRESGPCNVNEAYFRSFYLLLQLGSNSHSTGESLSLWLRRLPTPIIKSKEMSFARRILRFFRIGNYKQFLSFTAAEASFLQYCLLEPSIYEVRILAVSCINNGGYKLFPYPLQDLSKLLLMQESDVESFCYSCGLEISTDEAGNKFLPTKQTSFSRPKVRFPYYSLLGCERLTQRIHESQLIETEEMRNIQLKCNKGM, from the exons ATGGCAACCCTGGAAAAACATCTCCAAGCCTTGCTGAAAAAG TTTTGCAGGACTATCTCTACCGTGGATTCACACCCATCAGATGTGCGCCCTCTTCAGGTGTTGGAAGATACATTATCCTACCTTTTGAACTTGTTAGATTCTTCAGAGCATCCGTTCGAAGTACTTCACGATTTCATCTTTGATAGGACTAGGTCCATTCGACAAGATCTTGGCATGCAAAACATTGTTAATGATCGAGTAATCTACATGTACGAGGAAATG GTTAAATTCCACATTACATCCCATCACAAGCTTTCACGGTGTAGTAGCAATTCCGACATATCTCCTTTGCATCACCTAAATATGGAGCAACTCTCTAAATGCCTTTTGTCTATTTATGAGTTATACAATGCCAATCGGGAGTCAGGCCCTTGTAATGTGAACGAAGCTTATTTCCGTTCATTTTATTTACTCCTTCAACTTGGTTCTAACAGCCACTCAACG GGTGAGTCACTATCCTTGTGGCTTCGACGGCTGCCTACTCCTATAATTAAGTCAAAAGAAATGAGCTTTGCTCGGCGAATTTTAAG GTTCTTCAGAATAGGCAATTACAAACAATTTCTAAGTTTTACAGCAGCAGAAGCATCATTTCTACAATACTGCTTACTGGAACCTTCTATTTACGAG GTTCGCATACTAGCGGTGTCTTGTATCAATAACGGGGGTTACAAGCTCTTTCCATACCCACTACAAGACCTATCAAAGCTCTTACTAATGCAG GAGTCTGATGTGGAGTCCTTCTGCTACTCATGTGGACTTGAAATCAGTACAGATGAAGCAGGAAACAAGTTCTTGCCTACGAAGCAAACGAGTTTTTCTCGACCTAAAGTGAGATTCCCATATTACAGCTTATTGGGTTGTGAGAGATTAACACAG AGGATACATGAGAGCCAATTGATTGAAACAGAAGAAATGAGAAATATTCAGTTAAAATGCAACAAAGGCATGTGA